One segment of Anatilimnocola aggregata DNA contains the following:
- a CDS encoding tyrosine-type recombinase/integrase: MDEITVKVTKYADRRFWLMYYDCPMSGNRETRSTKQDKQKDAEKVAAKWEAELREGRYKPLVNIGWAEFRERYEAEVVPRMAVTTRSAIATTLNSIERILNPQRLRDLTEERLSYYQSKLRAAKLAEPSIRSYFAHLKSALAWAADLKLLAAVPKVKLAKRGKGVKMMKGRPITGEEFDRMLASVEAGLLLAAKERRAIRVKSERRGNEKPQKARSDAAKLADQKRNEAFAKATAPAWRRLLVGLRLSGLRLGEALNLSWDDESGILVDLSGKRPMLRIFADQEKGGQDRMHPVTPDFAEFLWATTPAERTGPVFPIPSKGFRQTVGMVWASMVIACIGRAAHVVVDKESGKFASAHDLRRTFGEKWSKLVMPVVLQQLMRHEDISTTMRFYVGKNAEATADAVWEAAGRINTFVNSQPESKNEQRLESSQVLGTSAT; encoded by the coding sequence ATGGACGAGATCACCGTCAAAGTTACGAAGTATGCCGACCGCCGATTCTGGCTGATGTACTACGATTGCCCGATGAGCGGCAACCGGGAAACCCGCAGCACGAAGCAGGACAAGCAGAAGGATGCCGAGAAGGTAGCCGCCAAGTGGGAGGCTGAGCTACGCGAAGGACGCTATAAGCCGCTGGTCAATATCGGCTGGGCTGAGTTCCGCGAACGGTATGAAGCCGAAGTTGTGCCGCGAATGGCAGTCACCACACGGAGCGCCATAGCCACCACGCTCAACAGTATCGAGCGGATTCTCAACCCGCAGCGACTCCGCGACCTGACCGAGGAGCGATTGAGCTATTACCAATCGAAGCTGCGAGCGGCCAAGCTGGCCGAACCGTCGATTCGCTCCTATTTCGCGCACCTCAAGTCGGCGCTGGCATGGGCTGCTGATCTGAAGTTGCTGGCCGCAGTTCCCAAGGTGAAGCTCGCCAAGCGTGGTAAAGGCGTGAAGATGATGAAGGGCAGGCCGATTACCGGCGAAGAGTTCGACCGAATGCTGGCCAGCGTGGAAGCCGGCTTACTGCTCGCCGCGAAGGAACGCCGGGCAATCCGTGTTAAGAGCGAACGGCGTGGCAATGAAAAGCCGCAGAAGGCCCGCAGCGATGCCGCCAAGTTGGCTGACCAGAAACGCAATGAAGCATTCGCCAAGGCTACAGCCCCCGCGTGGCGCCGCCTGCTGGTCGGTCTGAGGCTTTCCGGCTTGCGGCTCGGGGAAGCTCTCAACCTCTCTTGGGACGATGAGTCTGGAATTCTGGTCGACCTGAGCGGCAAGCGCCCGATGCTGCGAATCTTTGCCGATCAAGAGAAAGGTGGTCAGGACCGGATGCACCCGGTGACGCCGGACTTTGCCGAGTTCCTGTGGGCAACCACGCCGGCAGAACGCACGGGCCCGGTGTTCCCGATTCCGAGCAAGGGATTCCGGCAGACCGTGGGCATGGTCTGGGCTTCGATGGTGATTGCCTGCATTGGCCGGGCTGCTCACGTCGTCGTCGACAAGGAATCGGGCAAGTTCGCCAGCGCTCACGATCTGCGCCGGACGTTCGGCGAGAAGTGGTCCAAGCTCGTGATGCCCGTTGTTCTGCAGCAGCTAATGCGGCACGAGGACATCAGCACGACGATGCGGTTCTACGTTGGCAAGAATGCCGAAGCGACTGCCGATGCGGTCTGGGAGGCTGCCGGACGAATCAACACTTTCGTCAACAGTCAGCCAGAATCGAAGAATGAGCAGAGGCTCGAATCGTCGCAAGTGCTTGGCACTTCAGCGACTTAG
- the istB gene encoding IS21-like element helper ATPase IstB — MKSLETKSTVLLKHHLKALRLPSFLEGCEKTAQRCATENVDHLGFLLQLCELELLNREKRASERRLKSARFPNLKSPGDFDFAAQPSLNRVLVAELLRCEFVERRESVIFLGHPGTGKTHLAIALGIAACQRGKRVRFCRVTELITQLMEAREERTLLRMKSSLAKFDLLILDELGYVPASKLGAELLFEVISSAYERQSLIVTTNLPFEQWTEVLGSERLTGAVLDRLTHRCHILESTGESYRLQDARRRRKGSRPKPATSSLSPADETAES, encoded by the coding sequence ATGAAATCTCTCGAAACCAAAAGCACGGTGCTGCTCAAGCATCACTTGAAGGCCCTACGGTTGCCGTCGTTCCTGGAGGGCTGCGAGAAAACGGCCCAGCGGTGTGCGACGGAGAACGTCGATCATCTGGGCTTTCTGCTGCAACTGTGTGAGCTGGAGTTACTCAACCGTGAGAAGCGTGCCAGCGAGCGGCGGCTCAAGTCAGCGCGCTTTCCCAACCTGAAATCGCCTGGTGATTTCGACTTCGCCGCCCAGCCCTCGCTCAATCGCGTGCTGGTGGCAGAACTACTGCGGTGCGAGTTCGTGGAACGCCGCGAGTCGGTGATCTTTCTCGGGCATCCGGGCACGGGGAAGACGCACCTGGCCATCGCGCTTGGCATTGCCGCCTGTCAGCGGGGCAAACGGGTCCGCTTCTGCCGCGTGACGGAACTGATCACGCAACTTATGGAAGCCCGAGAAGAACGGACGCTGCTGCGGATGAAGTCGTCACTAGCCAAGTTCGATCTGCTGATCCTCGATGAGCTGGGTTACGTCCCCGCCAGTAAGCTGGGCGCGGAGTTGCTCTTCGAGGTCATCAGTAGCGCTTACGAACGCCAATCGTTGATCGTGACCACCAATCTGCCGTTCGAGCAATGGACCGAAGTCCTGGGCAGCGAGCGCCTGACCGGCGCCGTGCTCGATCGGCTGACACACCGCTGCCACATCCTCGAATCGACCGGCGAAAGTTATCGCTTGCAAGACGCGCGGCGCCGCCGCAAAGGATCGCGCCCGAAACCGGCGACCTCATCCTTGTCACCCGCCGATGAAACGGCAGAATCCTAG
- a CDS encoding helix-turn-helix domain-containing protein, translated as MSLTDQLREAIRDCGTSVNALAKECGVAQPMLARFMNGQDLRLTTADKLAAHFGLELRPAEPKPPKRKKA; from the coding sequence ATGTCGCTGACGGACCAGTTGCGCGAAGCCATCAGGGATTGTGGCACGTCGGTAAATGCACTCGCGAAAGAATGCGGCGTTGCTCAGCCGATGCTCGCACGATTTATGAACGGTCAGGATTTGAGGCTGACCACTGCAGATAAACTTGCCGCTCACTTCGGCCTAGAACTGCGACCGGCTGAACCGAAGCCACCGAAGCGGAAGAAAGCCTAG
- a CDS encoding Calx-beta domain-containing protein: MRPFPTSAPHFSTAARCTIRPSFTSSTTLTFTVSLDAVSGKDVTVSYSTNDISASGNVDYEFESDSYVVIPAGETSTTLTVAVVGDSLDEDDETFSVGLTVSKDGDLADGAALGTIEDDDATPSISIDDVNVSEGIESKYATVTVTLSSQSSWEITADYSAEENDPLGFFGAEHDDDFSVVGGIVTFAPGETEKTFLVPIVDDNLWEFDENFKSTLSNLSLHVSAGDLTGKITIEDNDNPFGKLFVCSCWCNCLNGVVTSVVDSVGAMLVKFSSAIYLSKGNPHPTIALDVPFTPSSGTPDAIEAQLTFGGIIGDSVFYDASSLSSGETYRFALQADATSLPTGEYPWEMTLTEHYPSLPSVTRTYRGRQEIVNQISSSVGNRWTIEGVDRLVVDENGASLVTSEGNLFRFKFNGEVYVATGDNPVDATLVYGGGEYVYRTVYGEESHFDEDGLLQVRIDKVGNVSTYTYIDADDGPIADDIETITDFFGRTKTFAYTEGRLSSVTDFAGRVTEYEHDEDGLLVSVTETDPDGAGPGEAKVTTFDYDPVTKLMTSITDAENQATTFEYRPDRSLYKRVAPDSTEETFAPSMTAGVVDTSGTLGSALNPAPLLLSSGVAGSFEDQSGNALSYTTDAFGNKTSTTDELGNVTIMERDSRGRLTRQVDPDPDGAGPLPAHETLYEYDALGNLLEMTLPDGSVRTWTYDEDWNVPLSYEDERGLMTLYTVASATGLVTAIRQVVDSVDDEYNLETDDVVTSFTFTTVPSSPGDPPAGLPERITDPLGRVTYLEYDGHGNLIRATYGEGTVSESMIQYFYDVQDLLEYELDPLGRRTDYTYDAVGQLVEVQQPDPDAGGPLARPTLGYVYNTLGQLVTEIDPLGRETSYHYDSLGRVTQVDRPDHDGDTNLTTSYTTYDDRGLPTVVTDPLGRVTGYEYDELGRLVLITMPDPDGGGILTSPETSFSYDAMGRKLTETDPLGNVTTYAYENYGRTVTITQPDPDGAGAQSSPVTVMTYDEAGNLLTVTDALGRVTTNEYDILGRLIRVTQPDPDDYGPLGAMITEYAYDKVGNLVTLTAPGGAVTSYEYDALNRKTRVTSPDPDGVGPLDSPVTEYVYDVAGQLLSVTDPLDRVTEYDYDGLGRLVLVTLPDPDGGGPLAAPEISYVYDAAGRKLSETDPLGNTTEYAYDLLDHMIELTQADPDGGGPLTSPVSEWLYDDAGQLLESTDALSNVTSYTYDQLGRTLGVTQPDPDGVGGASAPVTSYTYDAVGNRLTVTSPLSKVTTYVYDNLYRNTSVTDPLTGVTSFEYDAVGNRLSLTDPEENTTTWQFDALNRVVLETNELSATRTFEYSQAGDLTAKVDRLARRTEYEYDALHRRTAEKWYDGVSLVRTIGFEFDAASQLTEASDPAAINVYNYDLLGRVTQEVQTFAGFTDTLTFDYEFDAAGNRTESRWNFGTTEEITSEFEYDAQNRLKQLTRESDEEASFWHRVAFSYNKLGQYTELNRFVGDNTTPIGVADTAYSYDDLNRLTGILHTTGLTTWAGYDYTYDAASRILSIDSFLDGLSEYDYDDTDQLVGADHTGSTDETYDYDANGNRVTGYTTGDNNQLLSDGTYSYTYDAEGNRATRTNISTSYVTEYTWDHRNRLVAVTEKDDLDNVLSTVENSYDVFNRWIRRSVDSDGPGIATAVDSYFAYEGTQLTTEFSGDDGSDISHIYSWGQNTDELIADITHGSTPNFGLTDHLGTPRDFVAYDSLLTTTVDTGHHIYNAFGTLTFSTGITSFLGYTARPFEITIGLQYNLNRWYDATVGRWVSEDPIGFDGGTENLREYAYNNALSNTDPTGLIPPNPGVIINREIRNLGRGVGQYFSDWWFYANPINTDPNTSGKDCVDAALRIGTRLGQATAVIAGSAAAGFAVAGATGISMIGVVPLSQLPQTLALELAVWAGWLGIGAGGGSTIAERFSRNGGLWDMIDECFK; this comes from the coding sequence CTGAGACCCTTCCCCACCTCAGCGCCACACTTTTCAACCGCCGCGCGCTGCACTATTCGACCGTCGTTTACAAGTTCAACAACGCTTACCTTTACAGTTAGCCTCGATGCGGTCAGTGGCAAGGATGTAACTGTATCTTATTCAACAAACGATATTAGCGCGAGTGGTAACGTAGACTACGAATTCGAAAGTGACTCTTATGTTGTCATTCCGGCGGGTGAAACCTCGACTACGCTGACTGTTGCCGTTGTAGGTGATAGCCTGGATGAGGACGATGAAACCTTTTCGGTTGGGCTGACTGTAAGCAAAGATGGTGATTTGGCTGACGGAGCAGCACTTGGCACCATCGAAGATGATGATGCAACGCCGTCGATTTCGATTGATGACGTTAACGTGTCGGAGGGTATCGAATCAAAATATGCGACTGTGACTGTCACGCTTTCAAGCCAGAGTAGCTGGGAAATCACCGCCGATTATAGCGCCGAAGAAAACGATCCGCTGGGCTTTTTCGGGGCAGAGCACGACGATGACTTTTCAGTGGTTGGAGGCATAGTCACCTTTGCGCCTGGCGAGACTGAGAAAACGTTTCTGGTCCCAATCGTAGATGACAACCTCTGGGAGTTCGATGAGAACTTCAAGTCAACTTTATCGAACCTGTCCTTGCATGTTTCTGCGGGCGACTTAACGGGCAAGATCACGATCGAGGATAACGATAACCCGTTTGGAAAACTCTTCGTCTGCTCTTGTTGGTGCAATTGCCTAAACGGTGTCGTGACGTCGGTCGTCGACTCCGTTGGCGCGATGTTAGTGAAGTTCTCCTCAGCGATCTACTTATCCAAAGGGAACCCCCATCCCACGATTGCCCTGGATGTGCCATTTACACCAAGTAGCGGGACACCCGATGCGATCGAAGCCCAACTCACCTTCGGTGGGATTATTGGTGACTCTGTTTTCTACGATGCCTCGTCGCTGAGTTCGGGCGAAACCTACCGTTTTGCGTTGCAGGCCGATGCGACGAGCCTTCCCACGGGTGAATACCCTTGGGAAATGACGCTCACCGAGCATTATCCGAGCCTGCCCTCGGTCACGCGTACATACCGTGGCCGCCAAGAGATCGTCAACCAGATCAGCAGTTCGGTAGGAAATCGTTGGACGATTGAAGGCGTGGACCGACTGGTTGTCGATGAGAATGGAGCCAGCCTTGTCACCAGCGAGGGAAACCTCTTTCGATTCAAATTCAATGGAGAAGTATACGTCGCGACCGGCGATAACCCGGTTGACGCTACGCTCGTCTACGGCGGCGGAGAATATGTTTACCGCACCGTTTACGGGGAGGAAAGCCACTTCGACGAAGATGGGTTATTGCAAGTTCGAATCGACAAGGTCGGCAATGTCTCCACCTACACCTACATCGATGCGGATGACGGTCCTATTGCCGATGATATCGAGACCATCACGGACTTCTTTGGCCGCACGAAGACCTTTGCCTACACCGAAGGGCGACTGAGCAGTGTGACTGATTTTGCCGGTCGAGTCACTGAATATGAGCACGACGAGGACGGTCTGTTGGTCAGTGTTACCGAAACCGATCCGGACGGTGCTGGGCCAGGTGAGGCCAAAGTGACTACCTTCGACTACGATCCGGTCACAAAGCTGATGACCAGTATCACCGATGCCGAGAACCAGGCGACTACGTTCGAGTATCGCCCCGATCGCTCACTGTACAAGCGAGTTGCGCCGGATAGCACCGAAGAAACGTTTGCACCCTCCATGACGGCGGGCGTCGTCGATACTTCTGGCACGTTGGGCAGCGCACTGAATCCAGCCCCGCTGTTGTTAAGCAGCGGCGTCGCCGGTAGCTTCGAAGATCAATCTGGCAATGCTCTGTCCTATACAACTGACGCCTTCGGTAACAAGACCTCAACGACGGATGAGTTGGGGAATGTCACGATTATGGAGCGTGATAGCCGCGGCAGGCTGACCCGCCAAGTCGATCCCGACCCAGACGGCGCTGGTCCCTTGCCCGCCCACGAAACACTTTATGAGTACGATGCCCTCGGCAATCTCCTCGAAATGACACTTCCAGACGGTAGCGTGCGCACCTGGACCTACGATGAAGACTGGAACGTGCCGCTCAGCTACGAGGACGAGCGGGGCTTGATGACGCTGTATACAGTCGCCTCCGCCACCGGCTTGGTTACCGCTATTCGCCAGGTCGTGGACAGCGTCGACGACGAATACAATCTTGAGACTGACGACGTCGTCACCAGTTTCACTTTCACCACGGTTCCCAGTTCCCCCGGTGATCCCCCGGCAGGCTTGCCCGAACGCATCACCGATCCCTTGGGACGCGTGACGTATCTGGAGTACGACGGCCATGGCAATCTCATTCGCGCTACTTACGGCGAAGGGACTGTTTCGGAGTCGATGATTCAGTACTTCTACGATGTCCAGGATCTGCTGGAGTATGAACTCGATCCGCTGGGCCGCCGCACCGACTACACCTACGATGCGGTTGGCCAGTTGGTTGAAGTGCAGCAGCCCGATCCGGACGCCGGTGGTCCACTTGCGCGACCCACCTTGGGCTATGTGTACAACACGCTGGGCCAGCTGGTAACCGAGATTGATCCGCTCGGCCGCGAAACGAGTTATCACTATGACAGTCTCGGCAGGGTAACCCAAGTCGACCGTCCAGATCACGATGGCGATACCAATCTCACGACCAGCTACACCACCTACGACGACCGTGGCTTGCCTACGGTCGTCACCGATCCGCTCGGTCGCGTGACGGGCTACGAATACGACGAGTTGGGTCGCTTGGTTTTAATCACCATGCCCGATCCCGACGGCGGCGGCATCCTGACGTCGCCTGAGACTTCGTTCTCTTACGATGCGATGGGCCGCAAACTGACGGAGACCGATCCACTCGGCAATGTGACCACCTATGCCTACGAAAACTATGGCAGGACGGTCACCATCACGCAGCCCGATCCGGACGGTGCGGGTGCGCAATCATCGCCGGTGACCGTGATGACCTACGACGAAGCCGGCAACCTGCTGACTGTCACCGATGCCCTGGGAAGAGTCACCACCAACGAGTACGACATCCTGGGTCGGCTGATTCGAGTTACCCAGCCCGATCCGGATGATTACGGTCCGCTCGGGGCGATGATTACCGAGTACGCCTACGACAAGGTCGGCAACCTGGTGACGTTGACTGCGCCGGGCGGGGCCGTGACTTCCTACGAGTACGATGCCCTCAATCGCAAGACACGAGTGACGTCACCCGATCCAGACGGCGTGGGCCCTCTGGATTCACCGGTCACGGAATACGTCTACGATGTGGCGGGGCAGTTGCTGAGCGTGACCGATCCGCTCGATCGCGTGACGGAGTACGACTACGACGGTCTCGGGCGGTTGGTGCTTGTCACGCTTCCCGATCCCGATGGTGGAGGACCACTCGCCGCGCCGGAAATCAGCTACGTCTACGATGCTGCGGGACGAAAGTTAAGTGAGACCGATCCGCTCGGCAATACGACCGAGTATGCCTACGATCTGCTCGATCACATGATCGAACTCACTCAGGCTGATCCTGATGGCGGAGGCCCACTGACGTCTCCCGTCAGCGAGTGGCTCTATGACGACGCGGGGCAACTCCTCGAATCGACCGATGCGCTCAGCAATGTCACCAGCTACACCTACGACCAGCTAGGCCGTACCCTCGGCGTTACTCAGCCCGACCCCGATGGAGTTGGCGGTGCCTCTGCGCCCGTAACCAGCTACACCTACGATGCAGTGGGGAATCGGCTGACGGTCACGAGTCCGCTCAGCAAGGTGACGACTTACGTCTACGACAATCTCTACCGCAACACCTCGGTCACCGATCCGCTTACCGGTGTGACCAGCTTCGAGTACGACGCGGTTGGGAATCGGCTCTCGCTCACCGATCCCGAGGAGAATACGACGACCTGGCAATTCGATGCGCTCAACCGCGTCGTGCTGGAAACGAATGAACTGAGCGCTACCCGCACGTTCGAATACAGCCAGGCGGGCGATCTCACGGCGAAGGTGGACAGACTCGCTCGGCGGACGGAGTACGAGTATGATGCGCTGCATCGGCGAACGGCGGAAAAGTGGTACGACGGAGTTTCGCTCGTGCGGACAATTGGGTTTGAGTTCGATGCAGCTAGCCAACTGACAGAGGCAAGCGATCCGGCAGCGATCAATGTTTACAACTACGATTTACTTGGTCGTGTGACACAGGAAGTGCAGACGTTCGCGGGCTTCACCGATACGCTCACCTTCGATTACGAGTTCGACGCGGCCGGCAATCGGACCGAAAGCCGCTGGAACTTCGGCACGACCGAGGAGATTACCTCGGAGTTTGAGTACGACGCTCAGAATCGGCTGAAGCAACTGACTCGCGAGAGCGACGAAGAGGCCAGCTTCTGGCATCGGGTCGCCTTCAGCTACAACAAGCTCGGGCAGTACACGGAACTGAACCGCTTCGTAGGTGACAACACGACGCCGATCGGCGTGGCCGACACGGCCTACTCTTACGATGACCTGAACCGGCTCACGGGCATCCTGCACACTACCGGACTCACGACCTGGGCCGGTTACGACTACACCTACGACGCCGCCAGTCGGATTCTGTCGATCGATTCGTTCCTGGACGGGCTTAGCGAGTACGACTACGACGATACCGATCAACTCGTGGGGGCCGATCACACCGGCTCGACCGATGAAACCTACGACTACGACGCCAACGGCAACCGTGTAACCGGCTACACTACTGGCGACAACAACCAGCTCCTGAGCGACGGCACATACAGTTACACCTACGACGCGGAAGGAAATCGCGCGACTCGTACAAACATCAGTACCAGTTACGTTACCGAATACACCTGGGACCACCGCAACCGCCTGGTTGCGGTCACCGAGAAAGATGACCTCGATAACGTCCTAAGCACTGTCGAGAACAGCTACGATGTGTTCAATCGTTGGATTCGCCGCAGCGTCGATTCTGATGGTCCCGGCATCGCTACAGCCGTCGATTCCTACTTCGCCTACGAAGGTACTCAGTTAACTACTGAATTTTCCGGTGACGACGGCAGTGACATTTCCCACATCTATAGTTGGGGCCAAAACACCGACGAACTCATCGCCGACATCACCCACGGCTCGACGCCCAACTTCGGCCTCACCGACCACCTTGGCACCCCGCGCGACTTCGTTGCCTATGACTCTTTACTCACTACCACCGTCGATACCGGTCACCACATCTACAACGCCTTTGGCACCCTCACCTTCTCCACCGGCATTACCTCCTTCCTTGGCTACACCGCCCGCCCCTTCGAAATCACCATCGGCCTCCAGTACAATCTCAACCGCTGGTATGATGCCACGGTGGGAAGGTGGGTGAGTGAGGACCCGATTGGGTTTGATGGTGGAACTGAGAACCTGCGGGAGTACGCCTACAACAATGCACTAAGCAATACTGATCCGACGGGACTGATTCCGCCGAACCCCGGTGTCATTATAAACCGTGAAATACGCAACTTAGGACGTGGGGTTGGTCAATACTTTTCTGATTGGTGGTTCTACGCTAATCCGATTAACACTGATCCCAATACAAGCGGGAAAGATTGTGTTGACGCTGCACTCCGAATTGGTACCAGGCTGGGACAAGCAACTGCAGTAATTGCAGGATCGGCTGCCGCAGGGTTCGCCGTAGCTGGGGCAACAGGAATCAGCATGATTGGGGTTGTTCCCTTATCACAACTTCCTCAAACGCTCGCTCTGGAACTGGCGGTGTGGGCAGGATGGCTAGGCATTGGTGCCGGAGGCGGATCGACAATTGCTGAGAGATTCTCCAGGAACGGTGGGCTCTGGGACATGATCGATGAATGCTTTAAATAA
- the istA gene encoding IS21 family transposase — protein MLRDMHNWTEIRRLVLTEKKSKRAVCREFSLHWQTLEKILQHPEPPGYRQRLPRERPKLDPFLPIIHEILEQDKTAPRKQRHTTKRIFDRLRAEHGYTGGITVVGEVVREWRTTTAEVFLPLSHQPGEAQFDFGEAEVVLQGMPTKVAYCVMSLPYSDAFFVQVFPRECTETFQAGHQRAFEFFGGVPRRISYDNSRIAVARFVGKRGDTPTREFLRLQSHYLFEHHFCLVRRPMEKGHTENLIGFARRNFLVPVPRTGSLEVLNAELERQCCEDLERQLRGQPANKATLLAEEQAALLPLPKSGFEARRVEPAQANSLSLVRFDGNDYSVPTQYAHQKVTAIGGLEEVRLVVNDKLVAQHPRDWSKEQVHYNPLHYLALLERKPGGLDFAKPLENWGLPDCFDLLRRRLEADGGAHGRREFIKTLRLLETISLAALTAAIERALEIDVLAVDAIRLLVQQGLEEPTRWFRLDNHPHLQSHSIPPPNLLSYRELTCALTTGGVL, from the coding sequence ATGCTGCGAGATATGCATAACTGGACCGAAATCCGTCGTCTTGTCCTGACCGAGAAGAAATCCAAACGAGCGGTTTGCAGGGAATTTTCCCTTCACTGGCAGACCCTCGAAAAGATCCTGCAGCACCCTGAGCCGCCCGGTTATCGACAACGTCTGCCCCGGGAGCGGCCCAAACTCGATCCGTTCCTGCCGATCATCCACGAGATCCTGGAGCAGGACAAAACGGCGCCCCGCAAGCAGCGCCACACCACTAAACGGATCTTCGACCGCCTGCGTGCCGAGCATGGCTACACCGGCGGGATCACGGTGGTCGGCGAGGTCGTGCGGGAGTGGCGAACGACCACGGCGGAGGTGTTCTTACCCTTGTCGCATCAACCGGGCGAAGCCCAGTTCGACTTCGGCGAAGCGGAGGTGGTGCTGCAAGGCATGCCGACGAAAGTCGCGTACTGCGTCATGTCGTTGCCGTACAGCGACGCGTTCTTCGTGCAGGTCTTTCCTCGCGAATGCACCGAGACGTTTCAAGCGGGCCATCAGCGGGCCTTTGAGTTCTTCGGCGGCGTGCCCCGCCGGATCAGCTACGACAACAGCCGGATTGCTGTGGCCCGGTTCGTGGGGAAACGGGGTGACACGCCGACGCGTGAGTTCCTACGGCTGCAGAGTCATTATCTGTTTGAGCATCACTTCTGCCTGGTGCGACGGCCGATGGAGAAGGGGCATACGGAGAACCTCATCGGTTTCGCGCGGCGGAACTTCCTGGTGCCGGTACCACGGACCGGCAGCCTGGAAGTGCTGAATGCCGAACTCGAGCGGCAGTGCTGTGAAGATCTGGAACGCCAGTTACGCGGACAACCGGCGAACAAAGCCACGTTGTTGGCAGAGGAGCAGGCTGCGTTGTTGCCGCTGCCGAAGTCGGGCTTTGAAGCGCGGCGAGTCGAACCGGCCCAGGCCAACTCTCTTTCCTTGGTTCGCTTCGACGGCAACGATTACTCGGTGCCGACGCAGTATGCTCATCAGAAAGTGACCGCAATTGGCGGCCTGGAGGAAGTTCGGCTGGTCGTTAACGACAAGTTGGTTGCCCAGCATCCACGCGACTGGTCGAAGGAGCAGGTCCATTACAACCCGCTGCATTACCTGGCACTCTTGGAGCGGAAGCCAGGGGGCTTGGACTTCGCGAAACCCCTGGAAAACTGGGGCTTGCCGGACTGTTTCGATCTCCTCCGGCGGCGTCTGGAAGCAGATGGCGGCGCACACGGCCGCCGGGAGTTCATCAAAACCTTGCGGCTGCTGGAGACTATCTCGCTGGCTGCATTAACTGCGGCGATTGAGCGGGCACTGGAGATCGACGTTCTGGCCGTCGATGCGATTCGGCTGCTCGTGCAGCAGGGACTGGAAGAGCCGACGCGGTGGTTTCGGCTGGACAATCATCCGCATCTGCAGTCGCACTCGATCCCTCCTCCCAATCTCCTGTCTTACCGTGAACTGACCTGCGCGCTGACGACGGGAGGTGTGTTATGA
- a CDS encoding GIY-YIG nuclease family protein: MIEHIYYLLDPITSEIKIGISCDVNSRQRKLANERGTSLVLLASHRGTINDERRAHVACKSYRVSGEWFTDCGAVRAYIQSQLTQKTDAALERVRQLIDTLEQHGKGESADWHEDLTTAISEEMADYLRLLAFRNFSVGIAA, translated from the coding sequence ATGATTGAGCACATCTATTACCTTCTGGATCCGATCACCAGCGAAATCAAGATTGGCATTAGCTGCGACGTGAACTCGAGGCAGCGAAAGCTTGCCAACGAGAGAGGCACATCGTTGGTTTTATTGGCATCGCATCGTGGCACCATTAACGATGAGCGGCGAGCGCATGTAGCTTGCAAGTCCTACCGAGTGTCTGGTGAGTGGTTTACGGATTGCGGTGCGGTTCGCGCATACATTCAGAGCCAGTTGACCCAAAAAACGGACGCAGCCCTAGAGCGAGTTCGGCAACTCATCGACACCCTGGAGCAGCATGGCAAAGGCGAGTCGGCAGACTGGCACGAAGATTTGACGACGGCGATAAGCGAAGAAATGGCGGATTACCTTCGCTTGCTCGCATTTCGCAATTTTTCCGTAGGTATCGCGGCGTGA